One Leucobacter muris DNA segment encodes these proteins:
- a CDS encoding SpaH/EbpB family LPXTG-anchored major pilin, with the protein MAERKTMRRVAAMVGAVGMTAMVGASSAAFAAPQNYGNIGFGREGSLTVHKYLHQVNGSDGDISEAPAAGDFTDPVEGVVFTVYPLLKDGQPVDLSVPANWDALGDLTPGDGCTAPAGYTLGAGQAMPTADANGAANVALPIGVYQVCETSAPAQIIDSASPFIVTIPMPHENGWVYDVHAYPKNGEGTIEKTIEEQQDTGLGSVVKFPVTVPIPTTGEDWTGFAIRDTLDSRLTPVAPADMTVTVDGSPLDASYYTLTVDGQQITMNFTAAGLAWLNQSPNAQAGKKIQVVFAGTVTTLGNGTITNEAELRPNNPGFDPSTNPPVLSNEVETHWGSLEVQKRAAGTSGNEGRLNGAVFEVYNAVDPYAADCSAAEAAGDPVVANGETQFTSAGTGIISIPGLFVSDSVNPVIDAQQRCYVLKEVAAPAGYVLPADPFTAVTVKIGETTVSDNVDIVNTQQGVPELPLTGAAGQVMLIAAGVAAVAVAAGFVLMNRRRQNQDA; encoded by the coding sequence GTGGCTGAACGGAAAACGATGCGGCGCGTTGCCGCGATGGTCGGGGCTGTCGGTATGACGGCCATGGTGGGCGCGAGTTCTGCCGCGTTTGCTGCGCCGCAGAACTACGGTAACATCGGCTTTGGCCGGGAAGGCTCGTTGACGGTGCATAAGTACCTGCATCAGGTCAACGGCTCTGACGGTGATATTAGTGAGGCTCCTGCTGCGGGTGATTTCACGGATCCCGTTGAGGGTGTGGTGTTCACGGTGTACCCGCTGCTGAAGGATGGGCAGCCAGTTGACCTGTCTGTGCCGGCGAATTGGGACGCCTTGGGAGACCTTACGCCCGGTGATGGGTGCACGGCACCTGCCGGGTACACGCTTGGTGCCGGGCAGGCGATGCCGACTGCTGATGCGAATGGTGCAGCGAACGTTGCCCTTCCGATCGGCGTGTACCAGGTGTGCGAGACGTCGGCTCCCGCACAGATCATCGATTCCGCGTCTCCGTTCATCGTGACTATTCCGATGCCGCACGAGAACGGCTGGGTGTACGACGTGCACGCCTACCCGAAGAACGGTGAAGGAACGATCGAGAAGACGATCGAGGAGCAGCAGGACACTGGTCTCGGGTCGGTTGTGAAGTTCCCTGTGACGGTTCCGATCCCGACCACTGGTGAGGATTGGACCGGGTTCGCGATTCGCGACACCCTGGATAGTCGTCTTACGCCGGTAGCGCCGGCGGATATGACTGTCACGGTGGACGGTAGCCCGCTTGATGCGAGCTACTACACGCTCACTGTTGATGGTCAGCAGATCACGATGAACTTCACCGCTGCGGGGCTCGCTTGGCTGAATCAGAGCCCGAACGCTCAGGCTGGGAAGAAAATCCAGGTCGTGTTCGCGGGTACGGTGACGACGCTTGGGAACGGTACGATCACCAACGAGGCTGAACTGCGGCCGAACAACCCGGGCTTTGACCCGAGCACGAACCCTCCGGTTCTGTCGAATGAGGTCGAAACGCACTGGGGCAGCCTTGAGGTGCAGAAGCGTGCCGCTGGCACCTCGGGTAACGAGGGCCGCCTGAATGGTGCGGTGTTCGAGGTGTACAACGCTGTTGACCCGTACGCTGCCGACTGCTCGGCAGCGGAAGCTGCCGGCGACCCGGTTGTTGCCAATGGTGAGACGCAGTTCACTTCCGCGGGGACTGGTATTATCTCGATTCCTGGCCTGTTCGTGAGCGATAGCGTGAACCCGGTCATTGATGCGCAGCAGCGCTGCTATGTCCTCAAGGAAGTAGCGGCTCCTGCAGGCTACGTGCTGCCGGCTGACCCGTTCACTGCGGTGACGGTGAAGATTGGTGAGACGACGGTCTCGGACAATGTTGACATCGTGAACACGCAGCAGGGTGTGCCCGAGCTGCCGCTGACGGGTGCCGCGGGTCAGGTCATGCTCATCGCAGCTGGTGTTGCCGCGGTGGCTGTTGCTGCGGGGTTCGTACTAATGAACCGACGTCGACAGAACCAGGACGCCTAA
- a CDS encoding phage portal protein — MLDETELGERCAAVMKDARQEWMRLRNLQRHIDGKVLRTWMPDGADAEYKDLLDKSGGPWLGFSRDAIAQGCRINGYANEDIWNRVWRANGMDGRQGVSTKEAVGLGKSFLMLLPADGDQGVVMRPMSAHNTFAVYADPWDDFPEFVLYRVGATKQGPTFWNSQWYAFDSEGSYRFDGSPSTPQNLRPTPHGLDFAPVVRISNSLASEGEPQSSVEPGIPIYKRIVDATFALQMIQRYGAFPQKWGAGGTLGEVRVAIDSLIHAPGEAGETVRFGTFEAADPTKMVAALEAHVKHLAAVLQVPPHYLLGAVVNMSAEGIAAAESGYHRNIGDRRDALGEGYELALRTGARILGESAAASALTDQVSWANVQSWSLAQVSDAISKLDVVGADLGRLFQMLPGWSRQDALESAGSAKDKKMLRIAASSSSQPASQALS, encoded by the coding sequence ATGCTCGATGAGACTGAGCTCGGTGAGCGTTGCGCCGCGGTGATGAAGGATGCACGCCAGGAGTGGATGCGCCTTCGAAACCTGCAGCGGCACATCGACGGGAAGGTGCTCAGGACGTGGATGCCGGACGGCGCGGACGCGGAGTACAAGGATCTGCTGGACAAGTCAGGCGGTCCGTGGCTTGGGTTCTCGCGCGACGCGATCGCGCAGGGCTGCCGAATCAACGGCTACGCGAACGAGGACATCTGGAATCGCGTGTGGCGGGCCAACGGGATGGATGGCCGGCAGGGCGTGTCCACGAAGGAAGCGGTGGGGCTCGGCAAGAGCTTCCTGATGCTGCTGCCCGCTGATGGTGATCAGGGTGTCGTGATGCGCCCGATGTCGGCGCACAACACCTTCGCCGTGTACGCAGACCCGTGGGACGATTTCCCCGAGTTCGTGCTCTACCGCGTGGGTGCTACGAAGCAGGGTCCGACGTTCTGGAACTCGCAGTGGTATGCCTTCGACAGCGAAGGCAGCTACCGGTTCGACGGGTCGCCGTCGACGCCGCAGAATCTCCGCCCTACCCCGCATGGTCTCGACTTCGCACCAGTGGTTCGGATCTCGAACTCGCTCGCGTCGGAGGGCGAACCGCAGTCGAGCGTGGAGCCGGGGATCCCGATCTACAAGCGCATCGTCGACGCGACCTTCGCGCTGCAGATGATCCAGAGATACGGCGCGTTCCCTCAGAAGTGGGGTGCCGGTGGGACGCTCGGCGAAGTGCGGGTCGCGATCGACTCTCTGATCCACGCTCCTGGTGAGGCCGGTGAGACGGTCCGGTTCGGCACGTTCGAGGCGGCAGACCCTACGAAGATGGTCGCCGCGCTCGAAGCGCATGTGAAGCATCTCGCGGCTGTGCTGCAGGTGCCTCCGCACTACCTGCTGGGCGCCGTGGTGAACATGAGCGCTGAGGGCATCGCGGCTGCGGAGTCGGGCTATCACCGGAACATCGGTGACCGGCGCGACGCGCTCGGCGAAGGGTACGAGCTCGCGCTGCGAACCGGGGCACGGATTCTTGGCGAGTCGGCTGCGGCGAGCGCTCTGACCGATCAGGTGTCCTGGGCGAATGTGCAGTCGTGGTCGCTGGCGCAGGTGTCGGATGCGATCTCGAAGCTCGACGTCGTCGGCGCAGATCTGGGGCGGCTGTTCCAGATGCTGCCGGGTTGGTCGAGGCAGGACGCTCTTGAGTCCGCCGGGAGCGCCAAGGACAAGAAGATGCTCAGGATTGCGGCATCCTCGTCCAGCCAGCCAGCCAGCCAGGCGCTGAGCTGA